CTCAGTGCCGACGTACCGGAACTCAGTGATTACCTGGGCGAAACGCGGGTGATCATCGACCAGATGGTCGATCAGGCGCCCCTGGGCCTGGAAGTGCTGCGCGGCAGCTCCAGCTATGTCTACGACGGTAACTGGAAGCTGCAGATCGAGAACGGCGCGGACGGTTATCACGTGAGCTCCGTGCACTGGAATTATTCGGCGACTATGGGTCGACGCAACTACGAAGCCGAAGGCACGCGCACCGTCGACGCCAACGGCTGGTCGAAAAGCCTGGGCGGCGTGTACGCCTTCGAGCATGGGCATATCCTGCTGTGGACGCGCCTGCTCAACCCCGAAGTACGCCCGGTGCACGCGCACCGCGAGGCGTTGGCCGAACGCCTGGGCCAGGCCCGTGCGGACTTTATCGTCGATCAAACCCGCAACCTGTGCCTGTACCCCAATGTGTACCTGATGGATCAGTTCTCCACCCAGATCCGCGTGGTGCGGCCTCTTGCGGTGGACAAGACCGAAGTCACCATCTATTGCATGGCGCCCATCGGCGAAAGCGCCCAGGAACGTGCCACGCGTATCCGCCAATACGAAGACTTCTTCAACGTCAGTGGCATGGGCACTCCCGATGACCTCGAAGAGTTTCGCGCCTGCCAGACCGGCTACCAGGGCGCGACGACCTTGTGGAACGACCTCAGCCGCGGCGCTAAACAGTGGGTCGAAGGCGCGGATGAAAACGCCCGGGCGATGGGCATGCAGCCGCAACTGAGCGGCATCAAGACCGAAGACGAGGGCCTGTTCGTGCGCCAGCATGCGCATTGGTCCCAGAGCCTGCAACGCGCGATCAAGCGCGAGCAACACGGTCTGATCGCGACCGATAAGGCGGTGCAGCCATGAGCCTGTCCCGTGACCGTTTGCTCGACTT
The genomic region above belongs to Pseudomonas sp. S35 and contains:
- a CDS encoding Rieske 2Fe-2S domain-containing protein, which produces MISTLDRLARQLGESVQEDPATGVFRCRRDIFTDPDLFALEMKHIFEGGWLYLAHESQVPEINDYFTTWIGRQPVVITRDKQGSLHGLVNACAHRGAMLCRRKQGNKGSFTCPFHGWTFSNAGKLLKVKDAKTGAYPDSFDCDGSHDLKRLARFENYRGFLFGSLSADVPELSDYLGETRVIIDQMVDQAPLGLEVLRGSSSYVYDGNWKLQIENGADGYHVSSVHWNYSATMGRRNYEAEGTRTVDANGWSKSLGGVYAFEHGHILLWTRLLNPEVRPVHAHREALAERLGQARADFIVDQTRNLCLYPNVYLMDQFSTQIRVVRPLAVDKTEVTIYCMAPIGESAQERATRIRQYEDFFNVSGMGTPDDLEEFRACQTGYQGATTLWNDLSRGAKQWVEGADENARAMGMQPQLSGIKTEDEGLFVRQHAHWSQSLQRAIKREQHGLIATDKAVQP